A single genomic interval of Patescibacteria group bacterium harbors:
- a CDS encoding NAD(P)/FAD-dependent oxidoreductase, with protein MQETIEIFDVAVIGGGPAGMMAAGRAAELGASVVLLEKNNNLGKKLLMTGKGRCNLTQNQPDNREFIKKIGANGKFLFSSLACFGPEETMQFFKSHNLPLKTERGKRVFPTSDQAEDVLKVLQRYLKENKVKFIYGSEIFDFKLENNRIEKIKLKDGFVQARNYIIATGGKSYPTTGSTGDGYQWAKRMGHTITETDPTLVPIRTNESWIQYLQGLSLKNVAINIFQNNKKQATRFGEMIFTHFGLSGPIILDASREIGELLKKGEVEIEIDFKPALDFKHLDERLKRDFQENANKNFENYLPQLVPKKMIGVIIKLSGIIANTKINAITKEERKILVHLLKEMKVSVVGLMGYDQAIATSGGVSLKEVDSKTMKSKIIDNLFFAGEILDLDGPTGGYNLQICWSTGYAAGTHAAEKIND; from the coding sequence ATGCAAGAAACCATAGAAATATTTGACGTGGCGGTTATCGGCGGCGGACCGGCGGGAATGATGGCAGCCGGAAGAGCGGCGGAATTGGGCGCCAGCGTGGTGCTTTTGGAAAAAAATAACAATCTCGGGAAAAAATTGCTTATGACCGGAAAAGGCAGATGTAATCTGACGCAGAATCAACCGGATAACAGAGAATTCATTAAAAAAATCGGCGCGAACGGAAAGTTTTTATTTTCATCATTGGCTTGTTTTGGTCCGGAAGAAACAATGCAATTTTTCAAATCTCATAATTTGCCGCTTAAAACGGAAAGAGGAAAAAGAGTTTTTCCGACATCTGACCAGGCGGAAGATGTGTTGAAAGTTTTACAAAGATATCTCAAAGAAAACAAAGTTAAATTTATTTACGGGTCGGAAATTTTTGATTTTAAATTGGAAAATAACCGAATTGAAAAAATAAAATTAAAAGACGGGTTTGTTCAGGCGCGCAATTATATTATCGCCACGGGCGGAAAATCTTATCCGACCACCGGATCAACGGGCGACGGTTATCAATGGGCAAAAAGAATGGGACATACTATTACTGAAACAGATCCGACGCTTGTTCCTATCAGAACCAATGAATCTTGGATTCAATATTTGCAAGGATTGAGTTTAAAAAATGTCGCGATTAATATTTTTCAAAATAATAAAAAACAAGCCACTCGTTTCGGCGAAATGATTTTTACTCATTTTGGATTAAGCGGTCCGATTATTCTTGATGCGAGCAGGGAAATTGGAGAACTTCTTAAAAAGGGAGAAGTGGAGATTGAAATTGATTTCAAGCCGGCGCTTGATTTCAAGCATCTTGACGAGCGGTTAAAAAGAGATTTTCAGGAAAACGCGAATAAAAATTTTGAAAATTATCTGCCTCAGCTTGTTCCCAAAAAAATGATCGGCGTGATAATCAAATTATCCGGAATTATTGCCAATACGAAAATTAACGCCATTACCAAAGAAGAGAGGAAAATTTTAGTTCATCTTTTAAAAGAAATGAAAGTGTCAGTGGTGGGATTAATGGGATATGATCAGGCGATCGCGACCAGCGGCGGCGTCAGTTTGAAAGAAGTGGATTCAAAAACAATGAAATCTAAAATTATTGATAATTTGTTTTTTGCCGGCGAAATTTTGGATCTTGACGGTCCGACCGGCGGATATAATCTTCAAATTTGCTGGAGTACCGGTTACGCAGCCGGAACCCACGCAGCTGAAAAAATTAACGATTAA
- a CDS encoding dihydroorotase has product MIIDPHVHCRDGKQAYKETIEHVFKIADEQGVNKIFDMPNTTPPILFEKDVKARLKLVPKNRKNDYYLYIGLTANRKQLKEAIKCYDKYREVIGFKLYAGKSAGNLAIISVKDQIKIYKTLSEFEYKGVLAVHCEKESFLKPKLWNPLKPITHCFARPKKAEIESVKDQIKFAKQTNFKGTLYICHVSCPESVELIDRARKEIKITCGVTPHHILWSNEMLKQPDGLLYTTNPPLRDKKDVKKLRKYLKDGKIDWIETDHAPHIIGEKLFSPYCPGYPSLYLYKNFTEKFLPSIGLSKKQIKKITFENIRKTFKII; this is encoded by the coding sequence ATGATCATAGATCCGCATGTGCATTGCCGCGATGGCAAACAAGCATATAAAGAAACCATAGAGCATGTTTTTAAAATTGCCGATGAACAGGGCGTGAATAAAATTTTTGACATGCCTAATACCACTCCGCCGATTTTATTTGAAAAAGATGTTAAGGCGAGACTAAAACTCGTTCCTAAAAACAGAAAAAACGACTACTATTTATATATCGGTTTGACCGCGAATAGAAAACAATTGAAAGAGGCGATAAAGTGTTATGATAAATATCGCGAAGTTATCGGTTTTAAATTATATGCCGGAAAATCAGCAGGAAATCTGGCGATTATCAGCGTTAAAGATCAAATAAAAATATATAAAACTCTTTCTGAATTTGAATACAAAGGCGTGTTGGCTGTTCATTGCGAAAAAGAAAGTTTTTTAAAACCAAAACTTTGGAATCCTTTAAAACCGATCACGCATTGTTTTGCCAGGCCAAAGAAGGCTGAAATAGAATCTGTTAAAGATCAAATAAAATTCGCCAAACAAACAAATTTTAAAGGAACTTTGTATATTTGCCATGTTTCATGTCCGGAATCCGTGGAATTAATTGATCGAGCGAGAAAAGAAATAAAAATTACTTGCGGTGTGACGCCGCATCATATTTTGTGGAGCAATGAGATGTTAAAACAACCCGATGGTTTGCTTTATACCACAAATCCGCCGCTCAGAGACAAAAAAGACGTTAAAAAATTAAGAAAATATTTGAAAGACGGTAAAATAGACTGGATAGAAACCGATCACGCGCCGCATATCATTGGTGAAAAATTATTTTCGCCATATTGTCCGGGTTATCCTTCTTTGTATCTTTATAAAAATTTCACGGAAAAATTTTTACCAAGCATCGGACTGAGTAAAAAACAAATCAAAAAAATTACATTTGAAAATATTCGTAAAACATTTAAAATTATTTAA
- a CDS encoding DEAD/DEAH box helicase, producing MTQNSPQTAVQNFAELGIAPALYNSLLKLNLTVPTPIQQKTIPIALEGKDVVGIAQTGTGKTLAFGLPMIQRLNQIKGCGLVVLPTRELALQVDEALYKVGAAVGLRTAVVIGGAPMGAQIRALNRSPHIIIATPGRLNDHLQQRTVRLNNVVIAVLDEADRMLDMGFAPQIKTIFQAISPERQTMLFSATMPAEILTMAKTYMKLPIQIEVAPTGTTVDKVTQEIFIIPQQDKFPLLEKLLTQYKGSVLIFTRTKHGAKKLNESIQSLGYTANEIHSNRSLGQRREALTGFKTGKYRVLVATDVASRGVDVVGIELVINYDLPENSEDYVHRIGRTARAGAVGHAISFATPYQRGELRDIERLVRKNIPISKTPELPPMRKGLTQQKTEAPRRRENTAPKNRDDYRSYRFHKPRRY from the coding sequence ATGACTCAAAATTCACCACAAACTGCAGTTCAAAATTTTGCCGAACTCGGCATTGCTCCGGCGCTTTACAACAGTCTCTTAAAATTAAATCTTACTGTTCCGACACCGATTCAACAAAAAACAATTCCAATAGCTCTTGAAGGAAAAGATGTGGTTGGTATTGCTCAAACTGGAACCGGGAAAACACTTGCTTTCGGATTGCCGATGATTCAACGCCTTAATCAAATAAAAGGTTGCGGGCTTGTTGTTCTTCCTACTCGCGAACTTGCTTTGCAAGTTGATGAAGCATTATACAAAGTGGGCGCGGCAGTGGGATTAAGAACCGCCGTGGTTATTGGCGGAGCGCCGATGGGAGCGCAAATTCGCGCTTTAAACAGAAGCCCTCATATTATTATCGCTACGCCCGGCCGTTTAAATGATCATCTTCAGCAAAGAACAGTTCGGCTTAATAATGTGGTTATTGCAGTCCTGGATGAAGCTGACCGAATGTTGGATATGGGATTTGCGCCGCAAATCAAAACCATATTTCAGGCAATTTCTCCGGAAAGACAAACCATGCTTTTTTCCGCCACCATGCCGGCTGAAATTTTGACCATGGCAAAAACTTACATGAAACTTCCGATACAAATTGAAGTCGCGCCGACCGGAACAACCGTGGATAAAGTTACGCAAGAAATTTTTATTATTCCGCAACAAGATAAATTTCCATTATTGGAAAAATTATTAACGCAATATAAAGGATCGGTCCTTATTTTTACGCGGACAAAACACGGCGCGAAAAAATTAAACGAATCAATTCAGTCTTTGGGATATACGGCAAATGAAATTCATTCAAACCGATCTCTTGGCCAGCGCAGAGAAGCGCTTACCGGATTTAAAACCGGAAAATACAGAGTATTGGTTGCGACCGATGTCGCGTCTCGCGGAGTGGATGTTGTCGGCATTGAATTGGTTATCAATTATGATTTGCCGGAAAACAGCGAAGATTATGTGCATCGCATCGGCCGAACAGCGCGAGCCGGAGCGGTCGGACACGCCATATCGTTTGCCACTCCATATCAAAGAGGGGAATTGCGGGACATTGAACGTTTGGTCAGAAAAAATATTCCAATTTCAAAAACTCCGGAACTTCCTCCAATGAGAAAAGGATTAACGCAACAAAAAACAGAAGCGCCAAGAAGACGGGAAAATACGGCGCCAAAAAACAGAGATGATTATCGATCATATAGATTTCATAAACCCAGAAGATATTAA
- a CDS encoding CTP synthase → MKTKYIFVMGGVMSGVGKGIAVASIAKILQSKGYRVSAIKIDPYINVDAGTMNPMEHGEAFVTEDGLETDQDLGNYERFLNQNIYKTNYMTTGSVYQSVINRERNLEYGGRCVEVVPDIPNEVIDRIKKAVRATKSEIMIIEIGGTVGEYQNMLFLEAARMMHLKSPQDVIFIMLSFLPVPSKIGEMKTKPTQQAVKTLNSAGIQPDFILARASMPLDKVRKRKISIFCNLNENDVISAPDVTSIYDIPMNFEKDKLGTKILEKFNLKTRKGDLKLWTKAARIMKNAKKTVNIGLVGKYFRTGQFILSDSYISVIEAVKHGCWINNCRPNFVWISTDEIASQGIKILEKLDGVIVPQGWGSRGSEEMIKAIQYCREKKKPYFGLCYGMQMAVIEFARHICKLKKANSEEADPKTPYPVIHIMPNQKEYLAKKQYGGTIRLGAWPCALKKGTKIYNIYQQEKIFERHRHRYEFNNKYREMMVKNGLIIGGTSPDDKLVEAIELNNHPFFVGTQFHPEYKSRFLEPHPLFKAFIKACLGKKSLTLR, encoded by the coding sequence ATGAAAACAAAATACATTTTCGTGATGGGCGGGGTAATGTCAGGGGTCGGTAAGGGGATTGCCGTTGCTTCAATCGCCAAAATTTTGCAAAGCAAGGGTTATCGCGTTTCGGCGATTAAAATTGATCCTTACATTAATGTTGATGCCGGTACGATGAATCCGATGGAACACGGCGAGGCATTTGTGACCGAAGATGGGCTTGAGACAGACCAAGATCTCGGCAATTACGAAAGATTTTTAAATCAAAATATTTACAAAACGAATTACATGACCACGGGCAGTGTTTATCAATCCGTGATCAACAGAGAAAGAAATTTGGAATATGGCGGCCGGTGCGTTGAAGTGGTGCCGGACATTCCGAATGAAGTGATTGACCGGATTAAGAAAGCGGTCAGAGCGACCAAATCGGAAATCATGATTATTGAAATCGGCGGCACGGTCGGCGAATATCAGAATATGCTTTTTTTGGAAGCAGCCAGAATGATGCATTTGAAATCACCTCAAGATGTCATTTTTATAATGCTTTCTTTCTTGCCGGTTCCGTCAAAAATCGGTGAGATGAAAACAAAACCGACTCAGCAGGCGGTAAAAACTCTCAATTCGGCCGGTATTCAGCCGGATTTTATTTTAGCTCGAGCATCAATGCCATTGGATAAAGTAAGAAAAAGAAAAATTTCAATTTTTTGCAATCTTAATGAAAACGACGTTATTTCCGCGCCGGATGTCACTTCTATTTATGATATTCCGATGAATTTTGAAAAAGACAAACTGGGCACGAAAATTTTGGAAAAATTTAATTTAAAAACGCGCAAGGGCGATTTGAAATTATGGACCAAGGCGGCCAGAATAATGAAAAACGCCAAAAAAACGGTTAATATTGGATTGGTGGGAAAATATTTTAGAACCGGACAATTTATTTTAAGCGATTCTTATATCTCAGTGATTGAAGCGGTTAAACACGGATGCTGGATCAATAATTGTAGACCGAATTTTGTTTGGATCAGCACGGACGAAATCGCCAGCCAAGGAATAAAAATTTTGGAAAAATTGGACGGCGTGATTGTGCCTCAAGGTTGGGGTTCGCGCGGTTCGGAAGAAATGATTAAGGCGATTCAATATTGCCGGGAAAAGAAAAAACCGTATTTCGGTTTGTGTTATGGAATGCAAATGGCCGTGATTGAATTTGCCCGTCATATTTGCAAATTAAAAAAAGCGAATTCCGAAGAAGCGGACCCAAAAACTCCGTATCCGGTGATTCATATTATGCCGAATCAAAAAGAATATTTGGCCAAAAAACAATACGGCGGAACAATCAGATTGGGAGCTTGGCCGTGCGCTTTAAAAAAAGGAACAAAAATTTATAACATTTATCAACAAGAAAAAATCTTTGAAAGACATCGCCACCGCTATGAATTTAACAATAAATATCGGGAGATGATGGTTAAAAACGGTTTAATAATCGGCGGCACTTCGCCGGACGATAAATTGGTGGAGGCGATTGAATTAAACAATCATCCGTTTTTTGTCGGCACGCAATTTCATCCGGAATATAAATCAAGATTTTTGGAGCCACATCCTTTGTTTAAGGCCTTTATTAAAGCGTGTTTAGGGAAGAAATCCCTCACCCTTCGGTGA
- a CDS encoding DUF523 domain-containing protein yields the protein MKIVSACLVGIKCRWDGSAKPCRRVIDLVKRGKAIPVCPGQFGGLTTPRLPAEQKGDKVFTKNKKDVTIEFERGAEIGLRIAQMVNCKQAILKSKSPSCGSGMVYDGTFSGKLIKGDGVFAALLKKHKIKILTEKEIK from the coding sequence ATGAAAATAGTCAGCGCTTGTTTAGTGGGAATAAAATGCAGATGGGACGGCAGTGCGAAACCTTGTCGCAGGGTTATTGATTTAGTGAAACGCGGCAAGGCAATCCCGGTTTGCCCTGGACAGTTTGGCGGGTTAACAACGCCCAGATTGCCTGCTGAACAAAAGGGTGATAAAGTTTTTACAAAAAATAAAAAAGACGTAACCATAGAATTTGAGAGAGGAGCTGAGATTGGATTAAGAATCGCTCAAATGGTAAATTGCAAACAAGCGATATTAAAATCAAAATCTCCGTCTTGCGGTTCGGGAATGGTTTATGACGGCACTTTTTCCGGAAAATTAATCAAAGGCGACGGCGTTTTTGCCGCTCTTCTGAAAAAACATAAAATTAAAATATTAACTGAAAAAGAAATAAAATAA
- a CDS encoding undecaprenyl-diphosphate phosphatase has product MFDFFKAIILGVVEGITEFLPISSTGHLIIVNRWIYFSQDFTKMFDVVIQLGAIFAVIFYFRKQLWPFSHNKEKQAEVIDLWKKTIVGVVPAIILGALLGDFIEKKLFGLLTVSLALIIGGVLLIIIEKRKKESKIFSVAKMSYKIALLIGLIQCLAMIPGISRSAATIIGAMLLGASRLLAVQFSFFLAIPTMVAASGYSLLKYGMAMSKMDILILSTGFVVSFLVAWAVIAFLIKYIQRKNFTPFGYYRIVLGLLVLSLLLLK; this is encoded by the coding sequence ATGTTTGATTTTTTTAAAGCGATTATTTTGGGAGTGGTTGAAGGCATAACGGAATTTTTGCCTATTTCTTCAACCGGCCATCTGATTATTGTTAATCGCTGGATTTATTTCAGCCAAGATTTTACAAAAATGTTTGATGTGGTTATTCAGCTCGGCGCGATTTTCGCCGTTATTTTTTATTTTAGAAAGCAATTATGGCCATTCAGTCATAACAAAGAAAAGCAAGCGGAAGTTATTGATTTATGGAAAAAAACAATTGTCGGAGTTGTGCCGGCTATAATTTTAGGCGCGCTTTTGGGCGATTTTATTGAAAAAAAATTATTCGGGTTACTGACTGTTTCTCTGGCTTTGATAATCGGCGGCGTTTTGCTGATTATCATTGAAAAAAGAAAAAAAGAAAGTAAAATATTTTCAGTGGCAAAAATGAGTTATAAAATCGCGCTCTTGATTGGCTTGATTCAATGTTTAGCCATGATCCCCGGCATATCGCGTTCGGCTGCGACTATTATCGGCGCCATGCTTCTGGGCGCTTCGCGCTTATTGGCCGTGCAATTTTCTTTCTTTCTGGCCATCCCGACCATGGTTGCCGCCTCAGGTTATAGTTTGTTAAAATACGGAATGGCAATGAGCAAAATGGATATTCTTATTCTTTCAACCGGATTTGTTGTTTCTTTTTTGGTGGCTTGGGCAGTAATAGCTTTTTTGATAAAATATATTCAGCGAAAAAATTTTACGCCATTCGGCTATTATAGAATAGTTTTGGGCTTATTGGTTTTGTCTCTTCTTTTATTAAAGTGA
- a CDS encoding HAD-IC family P-type ATPase, producing MNFPQYTIKNIQETFEALKTGQNGISDQEAESRLKTYGFNELKAKENGLLDIFLRQFKSPFFYLLFIAGLIALAVGEKVDALVLFAFIFINVSFGFFQEAKAQKAISLLQKFIPSKVRVRRDGMEKVIDKKYLVPGDIVLLETGSIVPADLRVLETDDFLVDESVLSGESIHLGKILNPLSAETKEVFEAKNIIFAGTSVSSGEAEGIVVGTGKQTAFGEITKLVSGITRESVFEKDILKFYKIILRTVITAVLLIFLANLMIKGTKNIFDFLIFSIALIVSIIPEALPLIITFSFSSGALRLAREKVVVKRLSAVEDLGNIEILCTDKTGTLTKNKLELEEIFAQDKEKLFLYGLLASHYIEDGAQNSLNAFDFSLYEKSSPSVRLNLKNFKKVSFIPFESERLRNTMVVKDKEGKCFLIVRGAPEIILDLSSEFEYGKEKSEVQKEIENHGREGKRILAIAYKELKGEYSEKSEENMTFLGYFCFVDPLKETAKEAIQTAKKLGIQIKMITGDSKEVAGHIAHKVGLVRDVSEVISGKVLDSLPEKEFDEACLKFFIFARISPETKLKIIKSLQKKFEVGFLGEGLNDTPALKIADVGIVVQEAADVPRGAADVILLEKDLRVLIDGIKNGRKIFSNINKYIKCAMASNFGNFYSIAVISLFITFLPMLPIQILLGNLLSDFPLIAIASDTVDTEELKKPKTSRLSNFIGLIIILALVSTAFDFIFFGIFHGIKPAFMQTLWFIESILTELALLFIVRTRHFFLKTKRPSLTLTLLVVLDAIFIVILPFTGLGQKFFHFAAPPINYVLIVFGLVIAYFISSEIVKLFYYRRQKLNLAKI from the coding sequence ATGAATTTTCCTCAATATACAATTAAAAATATTCAAGAAACTTTTGAAGCGCTGAAAACCGGCCAAAACGGAATCTCTGATCAAGAAGCGGAAAGCCGCTTGAAAACTTACGGTTTTAACGAATTAAAAGCCAAAGAAAACGGTTTGCTTGATATTTTTTTAAGGCAATTCAAATCGCCATTTTTTTATTTGCTTTTTATTGCCGGATTAATTGCTCTCGCGGTTGGCGAAAAAGTTGACGCTTTGGTTCTTTTCGCTTTTATTTTTATCAATGTTTCTTTCGGATTTTTTCAAGAAGCGAAAGCCCAAAAAGCCATTTCGCTTTTGCAAAAGTTTATTCCGTCCAAGGTGAGAGTTCGTCGAGACGGAATGGAAAAAGTCATTGATAAAAAATATTTGGTTCCGGGCGATATAGTTCTTCTTGAAACAGGCAGTATTGTTCCAGCTGATTTAAGAGTTTTGGAAACAGATGATTTTTTGGTTGATGAATCGGTTTTAAGCGGCGAATCAATTCATCTCGGTAAAATTTTAAATCCTCTTTCCGCGGAAACCAAAGAAGTTTTTGAAGCGAAAAATATTATTTTTGCCGGAACTTCAGTCTCTTCCGGCGAAGCCGAAGGGATAGTGGTGGGCACGGGCAAACAAACAGCTTTCGGTGAAATTACGAAATTGGTTTCAGGCATAACTAGGGAAAGCGTTTTTGAAAAAGATATTTTAAAATTTTATAAAATCATATTGAGAACGGTTATAACGGCTGTTCTTTTGATTTTTTTGGCGAATTTGATGATCAAGGGAACGAAGAATATTTTTGATTTCTTGATTTTTTCCATTGCTTTGATAGTGAGTATTATTCCGGAGGCATTGCCGTTAATTATTACTTTTTCTTTTTCCAGTGGAGCATTAAGATTGGCCAGGGAAAAAGTGGTTGTCAAAAGACTTTCCGCGGTTGAAGATTTGGGAAATATTGAAATTTTATGCACTGATAAAACCGGCACTTTGACTAAAAACAAACTTGAACTTGAAGAAATTTTTGCCCAAGATAAAGAAAAACTTTTTCTTTACGGTCTTCTCGCTTCTCATTACATTGAAGACGGCGCTCAAAACAGCTTGAACGCATTTGATTTTTCTCTTTACGAAAAATCTTCTCCAAGTGTTCGTTTAAATTTAAAAAATTTCAAGAAAGTTTCATTTATTCCTTTTGAATCAGAGCGTTTAAGAAACACCATGGTAGTAAAAGATAAAGAAGGAAAATGTTTTCTTATTGTCAGAGGCGCGCCGGAAATTATTTTGGATTTATCTTCGGAATTTGAATACGGAAAAGAAAAAAGCGAAGTGCAAAAAGAAATTGAAAATCATGGACGCGAAGGAAAAAGAATTTTGGCCATTGCTTATAAAGAATTAAAAGGAGAATATTCGGAAAAAAGCGAAGAAAATATGACTTTTTTGGGATATTTTTGTTTTGTTGACCCATTGAAAGAAACGGCGAAAGAAGCGATTCAGACGGCGAAAAAACTAGGCATTCAAATAAAAATGATCACAGGGGACAGCAAAGAAGTGGCCGGGCATATTGCTCACAAAGTTGGGTTGGTTAGAGACGTAAGTGAAGTTATTTCAGGAAAAGTTTTGGATTCTTTGCCGGAAAAAGAATTTGACGAAGCTTGTTTGAAATTTTTCATTTTTGCCAGAATTTCTCCTGAGACAAAATTAAAAATCATCAAATCTCTCCAGAAAAAATTTGAAGTCGGATTTTTGGGCGAGGGGTTGAATGATACGCCGGCTTTAAAAATCGCTGATGTCGGAATCGTTGTTCAAGAAGCAGCTGATGTTCCGAGGGGAGCGGCTGACGTAATTTTGCTCGAAAAAGATTTAAGAGTGCTTATTGACGGCATTAAAAACGGGCGAAAGATTTTTTCAAATATCAATAAATACATAAAATGCGCCATGGCGAGCAATTTCGGCAATTTTTATTCAATCGCCGTAATTTCTTTGTTTATCACTTTTTTGCCAATGCTGCCGATTCAAATATTGCTTGGCAATCTTTTATCGGATTTTCCTTTGATTGCCATTGCTTCCGACACGGTTGATACCGAAGAACTTAAAAAACCAAAAACTTCCCGGCTTAGCAATTTTATCGGTTTGATAATAATTCTAGCTTTAGTCAGCACGGCTTTTGATTTTATATTTTTTGGAATTTTTCATGGCATCAAGCCGGCATTTATGCAAACTCTTTGGTTTATTGAAAGTATTCTTACTGAATTGGCCCTCCTTTTTATTGTCAGAACCAGGCATTTTTTCTTAAAAACAAAAAGACCAAGTTTAACTTTAACGCTTCTTGTTGTCTTGGATGCTATTTTTATCGTCATTTTGCCTTTTACCGGTTTGGGCCAGAAATTTTTCCATTTTGCCGCGCCGCCGATTAATTATGTCTTAATTGTTTTCGGCCTGGTGATTGCTTATTTTATATCAAGTGAAATAGTAAAATTATTTTACTATCGCCGCCAAAAATTGAATTTAGCGAAGATATAA